In a genomic window of Streptomyces pristinaespiralis:
- a CDS encoding class F sortase, whose protein sequence is MSPPPSKRGPWCTLLCVLLFGVFLVGNGTGGPYGGPPQPSAAGASAASPGPAESRTAPESAVSAASTARNGSTALPPAPDPLPRSTPRRVSVPEAGIEAPLTPVGLDRNGWVSVPSAARADVAGWYSGAATPGERGTSVVVGHVDDAAGPAVFYPLGSLTRGTRVEVLRDDRRTAVFAVYAVEVFDLRDFPAEQVYADTAEAEIRLITCGGTYSRDRGYEGNVVVFGRLVAVR, encoded by the coding sequence ATGTCCCCGCCGCCCTCGAAGCGCGGTCCCTGGTGCACGCTTCTGTGTGTCCTGCTGTTCGGCGTGTTCCTGGTGGGCAACGGCACCGGAGGGCCGTACGGCGGTCCGCCCCAGCCGTCCGCGGCCGGCGCCTCGGCCGCGTCCCCCGGGCCGGCCGAGTCCCGCACAGCCCCCGAGTCGGCCGTGTCCGCCGCGTCCACGGCGCGGAACGGCTCGACGGCGCTGCCGCCCGCCCCGGACCCGCTGCCGCGCTCGACGCCGCGTCGTGTCTCCGTACCAGAGGCGGGCATCGAGGCACCTCTGACGCCCGTCGGGCTCGACAGGAACGGCTGGGTGAGCGTGCCGTCGGCGGCACGGGCGGATGTGGCCGGCTGGTACTCCGGCGCCGCGACGCCCGGGGAGCGCGGCACCTCGGTCGTCGTCGGCCATGTCGACGACGCGGCAGGACCCGCCGTTTTCTACCCGCTCGGGTCGCTCACGCGGGGTACGCGGGTGGAGGTGCTGCGCGACGACAGGCGCACGGCGGTGTTCGCGGTGTACGCGGTCGAAGTGTTCGACCTGCGGGACTTTCCTGCCGAGCAGGTGTACGCGGACACGGCGGAGGCGGAGATCCGGCTGATCACCTGCGGCGGAACGTACTCCCGGGACCGCGGTTACGAGGGGAACGTGGTCGTCTTCGGCCGACTGGTGGCCGTTCGCTGA
- a CDS encoding ArsR/SmtB family transcription factor translates to MGHGVSGGTTPAAHLDADSAATIAATLQALATPSRLMILTRLRQGPCGVTELAEAVEMEQSAVSHQLRLLRALSLVSGTRQGRRIEYSLYDNHVAQLLDEAVYHIEHLRLGTRDVPEPADTE, encoded by the coding sequence ATGGGACACGGAGTCAGCGGCGGGACCACCCCGGCCGCGCATCTGGACGCGGACTCCGCGGCGACCATCGCCGCCACCCTCCAGGCCCTCGCGACACCGTCCCGCCTCATGATCCTCACGCGGCTGCGCCAGGGGCCGTGCGGAGTGACCGAGCTGGCGGAGGCGGTCGAGATGGAGCAGTCCGCCGTCTCCCACCAACTGCGGCTGCTGCGGGCGCTCAGCCTGGTCTCCGGCACCCGTCAGGGCCGGCGGATCGAGTACAGCCTCTACGACAACCACGTCGCCCAGCTGCTCGACGAGGCCGTCTACCACATCGAGCACCTCCGTCTGGGCACCCGCGACGTGCCGGAGCCGGCCGACACCGAGTAG
- a CDS encoding heavy metal translocating P-type ATPase, with translation MVPPTSPTSPTATPVRDATTARPAVTPGAAPGRRRTRMLALPEVRWAALSAVAFLCALPLDLGGAPAWAWGPLYALCYAAGGWEPGLEGLRALREKTLDVDLLMVVAAVGAAAIGQFLDGGLLIVIFAVSGALEALATRRTADSVSGLLDLAPAQALRLTDGAEEVVPVSDLRVGDTVLVRPGERLPADGTVLEGASEVDQATITGEPLPVDRFPGHTVFAGTLNGTGSLRVRVDADAAGSVIARIVAMVEEASATKAPTQLFIEKIEQRYSTGVVAATVALLAVPLAFGADFTSTLLRAMTFMIVASPCAVVLATMPPLLSAIANAGRHGVLVKSAVAMESLASVTRVALDKTGTLTEGAPRLAEVRLLPDGGLDEDTVLTLAAAAEHHSEHPLGRAVVAAARERGLRLPEARQFESAPGRGVSARVSGRALRVGSPAALLTGESAEVTALEADGRTAVVVEVDGRPVAVLAVEDRLRHGAPEAVAALARLTGAGPTLLTGDNPQAAARVAGEVGITDVRAALLPQDKVAAVQEWERAGYRVLVVGDGVNDAPALAAATAGVAMGRAGSDLALESADAVVVRDEAAAVPAVVALSRRARRLVVQNLVIASVCIGVLVVWDLAWHLPLPLGVAGHEGSTVLVGLNGLRLLRESAWRRAAQA, from the coding sequence ATGGTTCCTCCGACGTCACCGACGTCCCCGACCGCCACGCCGGTGCGCGACGCCACCACCGCACGGCCGGCCGTGACGCCCGGGGCCGCACCGGGCAGACGACGCACCCGGATGCTCGCGCTCCCCGAGGTCCGCTGGGCCGCCCTGTCCGCCGTCGCGTTCCTGTGCGCCCTGCCCCTCGACCTCGGTGGCGCCCCGGCCTGGGCGTGGGGCCCGCTCTACGCCCTCTGCTACGCGGCCGGCGGCTGGGAGCCCGGCCTGGAAGGACTACGCGCCCTGCGCGAGAAGACCCTCGACGTGGACCTGCTCATGGTCGTGGCAGCCGTCGGCGCCGCCGCCATCGGGCAGTTCCTCGACGGCGGGTTGCTGATCGTCATCTTCGCCGTGTCGGGCGCGCTGGAGGCCCTCGCGACCCGCCGCACCGCCGACTCGGTCAGCGGTCTCCTCGACCTCGCCCCGGCGCAGGCCCTGCGCCTGACGGACGGCGCCGAGGAGGTCGTGCCCGTGTCCGACCTGCGGGTGGGGGACACCGTCCTGGTGCGGCCCGGAGAGCGCTTGCCCGCGGACGGGACCGTGCTCGAGGGCGCGAGCGAGGTCGACCAGGCGACCATCACGGGCGAGCCGCTCCCCGTCGACCGCTTCCCCGGCCACACCGTCTTCGCCGGCACCCTCAACGGCACCGGCTCGCTGCGCGTGCGCGTCGACGCGGACGCGGCCGGGTCCGTGATCGCGCGGATCGTGGCGATGGTCGAGGAGGCCAGCGCCACCAAGGCGCCCACCCAGCTGTTCATCGAGAAGATCGAACAGCGGTACTCCACCGGGGTCGTGGCCGCCACCGTCGCGCTGCTGGCCGTGCCGCTCGCCTTCGGAGCCGACTTCACCAGCACGTTGCTGCGGGCCATGACGTTCATGATCGTCGCATCGCCGTGCGCCGTCGTACTGGCCACCATGCCGCCGCTGCTGTCCGCGATCGCCAACGCCGGACGCCACGGCGTCCTCGTCAAGTCCGCCGTGGCCATGGAGTCCCTGGCCTCCGTCACCCGCGTGGCGCTCGACAAGACCGGCACCCTCACCGAAGGCGCGCCCCGCCTCGCGGAAGTACGGCTGCTGCCCGACGGCGGCCTCGACGAGGACACGGTGCTCACGCTCGCTGCCGCGGCCGAACACCACAGCGAGCACCCGCTCGGCCGTGCCGTGGTCGCGGCGGCACGCGAACGCGGTCTGCGGCTGCCGGAGGCGCGGCAGTTCGAGTCGGCTCCCGGGCGAGGCGTTTCCGCGCGCGTCTCCGGCCGCGCGCTACGCGTCGGCAGCCCCGCCGCACTGCTCACCGGCGAAAGCGCGGAGGTCACGGCGCTGGAGGCCGACGGCCGCACGGCCGTCGTGGTGGAGGTGGACGGCAGGCCCGTCGCCGTGCTGGCCGTCGAGGACCGGCTCAGGCACGGCGCCCCGGAGGCCGTCGCGGCCCTCGCCCGGCTCACCGGCGCGGGACCGACTCTGCTCACGGGCGACAACCCGCAGGCGGCCGCCCGGGTGGCGGGCGAGGTCGGCATCACGGACGTCCGGGCCGCGCTGCTGCCGCAGGACAAGGTCGCGGCGGTACAGGAGTGGGAACGGGCGGGCTACAGGGTGCTCGTCGTCGGCGACGGCGTCAACGACGCGCCCGCGCTGGCCGCCGCGACCGCCGGTGTCGCGATGGGCAGGGCGGGCTCCGACCTGGCCCTGGAGAGCGCGGACGCCGTGGTGGTGCGCGACGAGGCGGCCGCGGTGCCCGCCGTCGTGGCGCTGTCGCGGCGTGCCCGCCGGCTGGTCGTGCAGAACCTGGTGATCGCATCCGTGTGCATCGGCGTGCTGGTGGTCTGGGACCTGGCCTGGCACCTGCCGCTGCCGCTCGGAGTGGCCGGCCACGAGGGCTCCACCGTGCTCGTGGGCCTCAACGGCCTGCGGCTCCTGCGCGAGTCGGCGTGGCGTCGGGCGGCGCAGGCCTGA
- a CDS encoding phosphotransferase enzyme family protein: MSIASSLDLTVDDAIVLHDSNKLTLRLLPCDVLARVAPAAHQVAQFEVDLAQGLSEAGCPVAVLEPRVEPRVHERDGFVVTLWTYYDPGTAQEVPPADYADALERLHAGMRKLDVPAPHFTDRVEQAQRLVADRDRTPLLADADRELLADTLRNLSRAIGERGGAEQLLHGEPHPGNVLATKNGLLFIDLETCCRGPVEFDLAHAPEEVGEHYPGVDQNVLRECRILVLAMITTWRWDRDDRLPNGRRLGTEWLAQIRAALDRDGPDTAG, from the coding sequence ATGTCGATCGCCTCGTCACTCGACCTGACGGTCGACGACGCGATCGTCCTTCACGACTCGAACAAGCTCACTCTGCGTCTGCTGCCCTGTGACGTCCTGGCCCGAGTGGCACCTGCGGCGCATCAGGTCGCACAGTTCGAGGTCGACCTTGCCCAGGGGCTGTCCGAGGCCGGGTGCCCGGTGGCTGTTCTCGAGCCTCGGGTGGAGCCACGCGTCCACGAGCGCGACGGCTTCGTCGTCACGCTGTGGACCTACTACGACCCCGGGACCGCTCAAGAGGTCCCACCTGCCGACTACGCCGATGCGCTCGAGCGGCTGCATGCAGGCATGCGCAAACTCGACGTCCCTGCGCCGCACTTCACGGATCGGGTCGAGCAGGCGCAACGACTCGTGGCCGATCGTGACCGCACTCCGTTGCTCGCCGACGCGGACCGGGAGCTGCTCGCCGACACGTTACGAAACCTGAGCCGAGCGATCGGCGAGCGCGGCGGCGCCGAGCAACTGCTGCACGGCGAGCCGCACCCGGGCAATGTGCTCGCCACGAAGAACGGGCTGCTGTTCATCGACCTTGAGACGTGCTGCCGTGGACCCGTGGAATTCGACCTCGCCCACGCGCCGGAAGAAGTCGGCGAGCATTATCCGGGTGTCGATCAAAACGTGCTCCGCGAGTGCCGGATCCTCGTGCTGGCGATGATCACGACGTGGCGCTGGGACCGGGACGACCGACTCCCTAACGGGCGCCGGCTGGGCACGGAGTGGCTCGCTCAGATCCGAGCGGCACTCGATCGCGACGGGCCCGATACGGCTGGTTGA
- a CDS encoding GNAT family N-acetyltransferase, whose translation MKIRPTTDEDLGLFVDTLHVAFGRFPETPADDGGGVWWSALEMGRNLFAEAADGRPVGTAGAYSFELTLPGETVVPASGVTAVGVLPSHRRQGVLSAMMRHQLTELRGRGEFLSVLLASEALIYGRFGYGPATYTQRMTVPCHEAAFALPRARATADAPATGPDTGSVEVLRRAECVDILEEVYDRYRRAQPGALSRPHRWWASGAGQPPVSPAPRYIALHRDADGVPDGYAAYSVESGTLTVDETVATDDAAFTALARFVLRHDLVTEVVFKHLPPGHPLRHQFADFRAAQVSDTDWLWVRLLDVPRALTARGWFTDGELVLDVHDPFLGEHGRYLLTVRDSKAECVPTDREPDLSLDVRDLGSVYLGGTTPSTLVRAGHIRAHNPDAAALADALFRADRPPHCLHWF comes from the coding sequence ATGAAGATCCGTCCCACGACCGACGAGGATCTCGGCCTGTTCGTCGACACGCTTCATGTCGCGTTCGGACGCTTCCCGGAAACCCCGGCGGATGACGGCGGCGGGGTCTGGTGGTCGGCGCTCGAAATGGGCCGCAACCTGTTCGCCGAAGCTGCGGACGGGCGGCCCGTCGGCACCGCCGGCGCGTACTCCTTCGAGCTCACCCTGCCCGGTGAGACCGTCGTCCCGGCCTCCGGGGTGACCGCCGTCGGCGTCCTGCCCTCGCACCGCCGCCAGGGCGTGCTCAGCGCGATGATGCGGCATCAGCTCACCGAGCTGCGGGGCCGGGGGGAATTCCTCTCCGTGCTGCTCGCCTCCGAGGCGCTGATCTACGGCCGGTTCGGCTACGGACCGGCGACTTACACGCAGCGGATGACGGTGCCGTGCCACGAAGCTGCCTTCGCCCTCCCCCGGGCGCGCGCAACGGCCGACGCCCCGGCGACCGGACCGGACACGGGCTCGGTCGAGGTGCTGCGGCGTGCCGAGTGCGTCGACATCCTGGAGGAGGTCTACGACCGGTACCGCCGCGCACAGCCCGGCGCGCTGTCCCGGCCGCACCGCTGGTGGGCCTCGGGCGCGGGCCAGCCCCCGGTCTCGCCGGCGCCGCGCTACATCGCCCTCCACCGGGACGCCGACGGTGTCCCGGACGGGTACGCCGCCTACTCGGTCGAGTCCGGCACCCTGACGGTCGACGAGACCGTCGCCACCGACGACGCCGCCTTCACGGCCCTGGCCCGGTTCGTGCTCCGGCACGACCTGGTCACCGAGGTCGTGTTCAAGCATCTCCCGCCCGGGCACCCGCTGCGCCATCAGTTCGCGGACTTCCGCGCCGCCCAGGTGAGCGACACCGACTGGCTCTGGGTGCGGTTGCTGGACGTCCCGCGTGCGCTGACCGCGCGGGGCTGGTTCACGGACGGCGAGCTCGTCCTCGACGTCCACGACCCGTTCCTCGGCGAACACGGCCGCTACCTGCTCACCGTCCGCGACAGCAAGGCCGAATGCGTCCCGACGGACCGGGAGCCCGACCTGTCGTTGGACGTGAGGGACCTGGGCTCGGTCTACCTCGGCGGCACCACCCCGAGCACCCTCGTACGTGCCGGACACATCCGGGCCCACAACCCGGACGCGGCCGCCCTCGCTGACGCCCTCTTCCGCGCCGACCGTCCCCCGCACTGCCTGCACTGGTTCTGA
- a CDS encoding CocE/NonD family hydrolase translates to MRYVSNLPHATTEEEHVAVPMSDGVCLSARIWRPVSSDAEPVPAVLEYIPYRKRDLSSVRDSVHHPYIAGHGYACVRVDLRGTGESEGVLADEYLEREQSDAEEILAWLSEQPWCDGNTGMMGISWGAFAALQVAARRPPSLRAIVIASFTDDRYADDMHYMGGALLSDNLAEAGTMFAYATCPPDPAVVGERWREMWHERLENTRPWALAWLSHQRRDAYWQHASVCEDYQAVQCPVLASSGWADGYSNAVTRLLGNLDVPRKGLIGPWSHKYPHLGEPGPAIGYLQEVVAWWDHWLKGIDNGVMEGPMLRTWMQDSVPPSTSYESRPGRWVGEPAWPSPHVEPTAHPLSRHRIGAPGEATSSKDAMTVQSPLSVGQFAGKWASYNAPPDLPYDQREEDGGSLVFETDALTERVEILGSPSVELDLSVSEPVAMVAARLSDVAPDGSATRVTYGLLNLTHREGTGVPEPLEPGARYRATVQLNGVAQAFPPGHRIRLSLSTSYWPLAWPPPRPVLLSVYEGTSSLTLPLRPASAPDHLPQRPFDEPEGTEPLTTTRLTPPEQRWEVTRDLVGYRSALEIVKDRGMVRYDDIGLDVGLRAYEKYSAVADDFTSVSGESAWTMHFRRDDWDVRVETRTALTSSETEFFVDATLDGYENDRRVFSRTWNETLPRDHL, encoded by the coding sequence ATGCGTTATGTGAGCAACCTGCCCCACGCGACAACCGAAGAGGAGCACGTCGCCGTCCCCATGTCCGACGGCGTCTGCCTGTCGGCCCGGATCTGGCGTCCCGTCTCCTCCGACGCCGAGCCGGTACCGGCCGTGCTGGAGTACATCCCGTACCGCAAGCGGGACCTGTCCTCGGTACGCGACTCCGTGCACCACCCGTACATCGCCGGTCACGGCTACGCCTGCGTCCGGGTCGACCTGCGGGGCACCGGCGAGTCGGAAGGGGTGCTGGCGGACGAGTACCTGGAGCGGGAGCAGAGCGACGCCGAGGAGATCCTCGCGTGGCTGTCGGAGCAGCCCTGGTGCGACGGGAACACCGGCATGATGGGCATCTCCTGGGGCGCGTTCGCCGCCCTCCAGGTCGCCGCCCGCCGGCCGCCGAGCCTGCGCGCCATCGTCATCGCGTCCTTCACCGACGACCGGTACGCCGACGACATGCACTACATGGGCGGTGCCCTGCTGTCGGACAACCTGGCAGAGGCCGGCACCATGTTCGCCTACGCCACCTGCCCGCCGGACCCCGCCGTCGTCGGCGAGCGCTGGCGCGAGATGTGGCACGAACGCCTGGAGAACACCCGCCCGTGGGCGCTTGCGTGGCTGAGTCACCAGCGCCGCGACGCGTACTGGCAGCACGCGTCGGTCTGCGAGGACTACCAGGCCGTACAGTGCCCCGTGCTGGCTTCCAGCGGCTGGGCGGACGGCTATTCCAACGCGGTGACGCGTCTGCTGGGGAACCTGGACGTGCCGCGCAAGGGCCTGATCGGCCCGTGGTCGCACAAGTATCCCCACCTCGGCGAGCCGGGCCCTGCCATCGGCTACCTGCAAGAGGTCGTCGCCTGGTGGGACCACTGGCTCAAGGGCATCGACAACGGGGTCATGGAGGGGCCGATGCTCCGGACCTGGATGCAGGACAGCGTGCCGCCCTCCACCTCGTACGAGTCCCGGCCCGGCCGCTGGGTGGGCGAACCCGCCTGGCCGTCGCCGCATGTCGAGCCGACCGCCCATCCCCTCAGCCGGCACCGCATCGGCGCTCCCGGTGAGGCGACCTCGAGCAAGGACGCCATGACCGTGCAGTCGCCGCTGTCCGTCGGGCAGTTCGCCGGCAAATGGGCCTCCTACAACGCCCCGCCGGACCTGCCCTACGACCAGCGGGAGGAGGACGGCGGCTCCCTGGTCTTCGAGACCGACGCCCTCACCGAACGCGTCGAGATCCTCGGATCCCCCAGCGTGGAACTGGACCTGTCGGTGAGCGAACCGGTCGCCATGGTCGCCGCACGGCTGTCGGACGTGGCCCCCGACGGCAGCGCCACCCGCGTCACCTACGGCCTGCTCAACCTCACCCACCGTGAGGGGACGGGAGTGCCGGAGCCGCTGGAACCGGGCGCCCGCTACCGGGCCACCGTCCAACTCAACGGCGTGGCACAGGCCTTCCCGCCCGGCCACCGCATCCGGCTGTCGCTGTCCACCTCCTACTGGCCGCTCGCCTGGCCACCGCCCCGCCCGGTGCTGCTGAGCGTCTACGAGGGCACCAGCAGCCTGACGCTGCCGCTGCGGCCGGCGAGCGCGCCCGACCACCTCCCCCAGCGTCCGTTCGACGAGCCCGAGGGCACAGAGCCCCTCACCACCACCCGGCTCACGCCCCCTGAACAGCGCTGGGAGGTCACCCGGGACCTGGTCGGCTACCGGTCCGCGCTCGAGATCGTCAAGGACCGCGGCATGGTGCGCTACGACGACATCGGCCTCGACGTGGGCCTGCGGGCGTACGAGAAGTACAGCGCGGTCGCCGACGACTTCACGTCGGTGAGCGGGGAGAGCGCCTGGACCATGCACTTCCGCCGGGACGACTGGGACGTGCGGGTGGAGACCCGTACCGCGCTGACGTCGAGCGAGACCGAGTTCTTCGTCGACGCCACTCTGGACGGCTACGAGAACGACCGGCGGGTCTTCTCCCGCACATGGAACGAGACACTGCCCCGCGACCACCTCTGA
- a CDS encoding ATP-grasp domain-containing protein, translated as MPKKNIFVIGLDDANLDTLHSVPDAREYRFHPLLTTQELQVGEVSVPALLEKAEGILDAFDGTIDAIVGYWDFPVSTLVPILSERYGTRSTSLESVVKCEHKYWSRLEQQKVVEEHPRFGRVDLESQDPRPPEGVRFPMWLKPALSYSSELAFGVKNEEEFRAAVDEIRQGVARVGRPFQYILDRLDLPPEMQGVGGQVCLAEEALSGIQVAVEGYVHHGEVTVYGALDSINYPDSSSFLRHQYPSTLPEPVVRRLHEVSERVIRQIGMDAATFSIEYFYDPRTDAINLLEINPRHSQSHAELFEYVDGVPNHHCMLSLALGKNPELPDGAGRYKTAAKWYYRWFADGVVHDVPSDADLRRIEREIPGVRIDMVPEEGQQLSQMHEQDSYSFELAHIFTGGDSEEDLRDKYDRCVAALNLTFSRPAPDGDGHGDDRKNA; from the coding sequence GTGCCCAAGAAGAACATTTTCGTGATCGGTCTGGACGACGCCAATCTGGACACCTTGCACAGCGTGCCCGATGCCCGCGAGTACCGCTTCCACCCGCTCCTGACCACGCAGGAACTACAGGTCGGCGAGGTGTCGGTGCCCGCGCTGCTGGAGAAGGCGGAAGGCATCCTGGACGCGTTCGACGGAACCATCGACGCGATCGTCGGGTACTGGGACTTCCCCGTGAGCACACTCGTACCGATCCTGAGCGAGCGATACGGCACCCGCAGCACCTCTCTCGAGTCGGTCGTCAAGTGCGAGCACAAGTACTGGAGCCGCCTGGAGCAGCAGAAGGTCGTGGAGGAGCACCCGCGCTTCGGGCGGGTCGACCTGGAGTCGCAGGATCCGCGCCCGCCCGAGGGTGTCCGTTTCCCGATGTGGCTCAAGCCCGCGCTGTCGTACTCGTCGGAACTCGCCTTCGGTGTGAAGAACGAGGAGGAGTTCCGCGCGGCCGTGGACGAGATCCGCCAGGGCGTCGCCCGCGTCGGCCGCCCGTTCCAGTACATCCTCGACCGGCTGGACCTGCCGCCGGAGATGCAGGGCGTCGGGGGCCAGGTGTGTCTCGCGGAGGAGGCGCTGTCCGGCATCCAGGTCGCGGTCGAGGGCTACGTCCACCACGGCGAGGTCACCGTCTACGGCGCACTGGACTCCATCAACTATCCCGACAGCTCGTCCTTCCTGCGCCACCAGTACCCCTCCACGCTCCCCGAGCCCGTCGTGCGGCGGCTGCACGAGGTCTCCGAGCGAGTGATACGGCAGATAGGTATGGACGCGGCCACGTTCAGCATCGAGTACTTCTACGACCCGCGGACCGATGCGATCAACCTGCTGGAGATCAACCCCCGGCACTCCCAGTCGCACGCCGAACTGTTCGAGTACGTCGACGGTGTGCCCAACCACCACTGCATGCTCAGCCTCGCCCTCGGCAAGAACCCCGAGCTGCCCGACGGCGCCGGTCGCTACAAGACGGCGGCCAAGTGGTACTACCGGTGGTTCGCCGACGGTGTCGTGCACGACGTGCCCTCGGACGCCGACCTGAGGCGTATCGAGCGGGAGATCCCGGGCGTGCGGATCGACATGGTGCCCGAGGAGGGCCAGCAGTTGTCGCAAATGCACGAGCAGGACAGCTACAGCTTCGAACTGGCCCACATCTTCACCGGCGGCGACAGCGAAGAGGACCTGCGCGACAAGTACGACCGCTGCGTGGCCGCCTTGAACCTGACCTTCTCCCGGCCCGCTCCCGACGGTGACGGCCACGGCGACGACCGGAAGAACGCCTGA
- a CDS encoding GNAT family N-acetyltransferase — translation MIRQETADDHRDVREVHTRAFGDSDRVPGLVEALRVAEAALAPMSFVAVVDGRVVGHVLLSATRLDAPRRIVDVLSLSPLGVVPEFQRQGIGTQLIAHALEAADSQGVPLVFLEGSPRYYGTRGFEAAGAVGFRSPSLRIPEAAFQVARLSAHEPWMTGTFVYSEAFWAFDCVGLRDPEV, via the coding sequence GTGATCCGGCAAGAAACCGCTGACGATCACCGAGATGTGCGCGAGGTTCATACGCGCGCCTTCGGTGACAGCGATCGGGTTCCCGGGCTCGTGGAAGCACTGCGCGTCGCGGAGGCCGCATTGGCGCCGATGTCCTTTGTCGCTGTCGTCGACGGCCGGGTCGTCGGGCATGTCCTGCTGAGCGCGACGCGGTTGGACGCTCCGCGCCGGATCGTGGACGTCCTGTCGCTGTCACCGCTGGGCGTGGTCCCGGAGTTCCAGCGTCAGGGCATCGGTACGCAGCTCATCGCCCATGCCCTCGAGGCGGCCGACAGCCAGGGTGTGCCGTTGGTGTTCCTGGAGGGTTCGCCGCGCTACTACGGCACGCGCGGCTTCGAGGCTGCCGGCGCCGTGGGCTTTCGTTCGCCGTCGCTGCGCATCCCTGAAGCCGCGTTTCAGGTCGCCCGGTTGTCCGCTCACGAGCCGTGGATGACGGGCACCTTCGTCTATTCAGAGGCCTTTTGGGCCTTCGACTGCGTCGGCCTGCGCGACCCCGAGGTCTGA
- a CDS encoding wax ester/triacylglycerol synthase domain-containing protein: protein MEGSKRLSADDARLLELESVAIAGHTLKMVLLEPAGTPLDLDRLRESVDARLAAGSRGRERVALPAAHWVADDEFDIAAHVRRRDGTAGIDERGVWAVAGELMSERLDHRRPLWAFDVLGPLADGREAVVARIHHAMADGISCLRFLDDVMWEPSGDAPSPPRAAAVPAAGGPPGHELRRLPATLLRELGHRAGDSVLDRRIGAARELAFTTAPLAELKAIGASRPGRATVNDVLLASVSGALRAWLTGAGERVGRLRAQVPVSLHHRDEGPADLGNRDSFLNVDLPLAEPDPLARLDRISTGTAVRKAAGDAQELYDLFHALARCPPLERAVERVTAGPHGFSLSISDVPGPRGALAVTGRPVEKLYSVAEPAQRHALRVSAISYAGTVGVGICTDPGALPGITGLADAISGSIDELRRAAIG, encoded by the coding sequence GTGGAGGGATCGAAGCGACTCAGTGCCGACGACGCCCGGCTCCTGGAGCTCGAGTCGGTGGCGATCGCCGGTCATACGCTGAAGATGGTCCTGCTCGAGCCGGCCGGCACCCCGCTCGACCTCGATCGACTGCGTGAAAGCGTCGACGCGAGACTCGCGGCCGGCTCCCGCGGCCGCGAACGCGTGGCGCTCCCCGCCGCCCACTGGGTCGCCGACGACGAGTTCGACATCGCCGCCCACGTCCGCCGCCGGGACGGCACCGCGGGGATCGACGAGCGTGGCGTCTGGGCGGTGGCCGGTGAGCTGATGTCCGAACGGCTCGATCACCGCCGCCCGTTGTGGGCGTTCGACGTCCTCGGTCCGCTCGCCGACGGCCGCGAGGCGGTCGTCGCGCGCATCCACCACGCGATGGCCGACGGGATCAGCTGCCTGCGCTTCCTCGACGACGTCATGTGGGAGCCGTCGGGCGACGCGCCGTCGCCGCCTCGCGCGGCTGCCGTGCCCGCGGCGGGCGGACCGCCGGGTCACGAGTTGCGCCGTCTTCCCGCGACGCTCCTGCGCGAGCTGGGCCACCGTGCGGGGGACTCGGTGCTCGACCGGAGGATCGGCGCAGCGCGCGAGCTCGCGTTCACCACCGCGCCGCTTGCCGAGCTGAAGGCGATCGGCGCTTCGCGACCCGGCAGGGCCACGGTCAACGACGTCCTGCTCGCGTCGGTCTCCGGCGCCCTGCGTGCCTGGCTCACGGGCGCCGGTGAACGCGTCGGCAGACTCAGGGCCCAGGTGCCCGTCAGCCTCCACCACCGCGACGAGGGCCCGGCCGACCTGGGCAACCGCGACTCGTTCCTGAACGTCGACCTGCCGCTCGCCGAGCCCGATCCGCTGGCCCGCCTCGACCGGATCAGCACCGGAACGGCCGTCCGCAAGGCCGCCGGTGACGCCCAGGAGCTCTACGACCTCTTCCACGCCCTCGCCCGCTGTCCGCCGCTCGAGCGCGCCGTCGAACGCGTCACCGCGGGCCCGCACGGGTTCAGCCTCTCGATCTCCGACGTGCCGGGTCCGCGCGGGGCGCTCGCGGTGACCGGCCGCCCGGTCGAGAAGCTGTACTCGGTCGCCGAACCGGCGCAGCGCCACGCGCTCCGGGTCTCGGCGATCTCCTACGCGGGCACGGTCGGCGTGGGCATCTGCACCGATCCCGGGGCGCTGCCAGGGATCACCGGGCTCGCCGACGCGATCAGCGGCTCGATCGACGAACTCCGGCGGGCCGCGATCGGCTAG